A window of Apium graveolens cultivar Ventura chromosome 8, ASM990537v1, whole genome shotgun sequence contains these coding sequences:
- the LOC141679121 gene encoding short-chain dehydrogenase TIC 32, chloroplastic-like produces MWCGVKGESGFSAGDTGEKVTKGIDGSALTCIITGSTNGIGKETARVLALRGVHVVMAVRNVTAGGKLKEEFLQKMPNARIDVMEIDLNSMDSVRKFASAYISRGLPLNILINNAGIIPAAKFTLSKDNIEQVFAVNHLGQFLLTNLLLDTMKKTARESQIEGRIINLSSDLHRRGVGKEGIVFDKINDEKSYSDATFGKSPYGMTKLCNVLHTNELTRRLKEEGANITANSLHPGLIATNLFSANGGAVNWIMTKVMVHILKNIEQGASTSCYLALNPKVAGVSGEYFRDNNRVAPSKLARDPVLAKKLWDYSVSLTESKY; encoded by the exons ATGTGGTGTGGAGTTAAAGGAGAGTCTGGTTTCTCTGCTGGTGATACAGGGGAGAAGGTTACTAAAGGGATTGATGGAAGTGCTCTCACTTGCATTATTACAG GATCAACAAATGGTATCGGGAAAGAGACTGCACGTGTCCTCGCTTTGCGCGGTGTTCATGTAGTGATGGCAGTCAGAAATGTTACTGCCGGTGGAAAACTCAAAGAAGAATTCTTGCAAAAGATGCCCAATGCTAGAATTGATGTCATGGAGATTGATCTCAACTCAATGGATTCAGTCCGGAAATTTGCTTCAGCGTATATTTCCCGCGGTCTTCCTCTCAACATTCTCAT TAACAATGCAGGTATCATACCTGCGGCCAAGTTCACACTTTCGAAAGACAACATTGAACAAGTATTTGCAGTCAACCATTTGG GTCAATTTCTTTTGACGAACCTTTTGTTGGACACCATGAAAAAGACAGCCCGTGAAAGCCAGATTGAGGGAAGAATTATTAATCTATCATCGGACTTGCACAGACGGGGTGTTGGGAAAGAAGGCATTGTTTTTGATAAGATCAACGATGAGAAAAG CTATAGTGATGCTACTTTTGGCAAGTCTCCTTATGGAATGACAAAGCTTTGCAACGTTCTGCACACCAATGAGCTTACTAGGCGCTTGAAG GAAGAGGGAGCTAATATAACTGCAAACTCACTTCATCCTGGACTTATAGCCACCAATCTCTTTTCAGCCAATGGTGGAGCAGTAAACT GGATAATGACTAAGGTTATGGTACACATACTAAAAAACATTGAACAG GGAGCATCAACTTCATGCTATTTGGCATTGAATCCGAAAGTTGCAGGAGTTAGCGGAGAATATTTCAGGGACAACAACAGAGTTGCACCAAGCAAATTGGCAAGAGACCCCGTGTTGGCCAAGAAATTATGGGATTACAGTGTGAGCTTGACAGAGTCCAAGTATTAG
- the LOC141677461 gene encoding mannose-1-phosphate guanylyltransferase 1 isoform X1: protein MKALILVGGFGTRLRPLTLSFPKPLVDFANKPMILHQIEALKAIGVSEVVLAINYQPEVMLNFLKDFETKIGIKITCSQETEPLGTAGPLALARDKLVDETGDPFFVLNSDVISEYPLKQMIEFHKSHGGEASIMVTKVDEPSKYGVVVMEESTGQVERFVEKPKLFVGNKINAGIYLLNPSTLDRIELRPTSIEKEVFPQIAAENKLFAMVLPGFWMDIGQPKDYITGLRLYLDSLRKNSPSKLTTGPHILGNVLVDESAKIGEGCLIGPDVAIGPGCVIESGVRLSRCTVMRGVRVKKHACISSSIIGWHSTVGQWARVENMTILGEDVHVCDEIYSNGGVVLPHKEIKSSILKPEIVM, encoded by the exons ATGAAGGCTCTTATTCTTGTTGGAGGTTTTGGAACTCGGTTGAGGCCGTTGACTCTCAGCTTTCCCAAGCCCCTTGTTGATTTCGCCAACAAACCCATGATTCTGCATCAG ATTGAGGCACTGAAGGCTATTGGAGTGAGCGAAGTAGTTCTGGCTATTAATTACCAACCAGAG GTGATGCTGAACTTCTTGAAGGATTTTGAGACAAAGATTGGAATCAAGATCACATGCTCACAAGAGACTGAACCACTCGGCACTGCTGGTCCGCTGGCTCTGGCTAGAGATAAACTAGTTGATGAGACTGGTGATCCATTTTTTGTGCTAAACAGCGATGTGATCAGTGAGTACCCCCTCAAGCAGATGATTGAGTTCCACAAATCCCATGGGGGCGAGGCCTCTATAATGGTCACAAAG GTGGATGAGCCTTCAAAATATGGTGTAGTTGTGATGGAAGAATCAACAGGACAAGTTGAGCGTTTTGTTGAGAAACCCAAATTATTCGTGGGCAACAAGATCAATGCTGGAATCTACCTGCTGAACCCGTCTACACTCGATCGTATTGAATTAAGACCAACCTCAATTGAGAAAGAGGTATTCCCCCAAATCGCAGCCGAAAACAAGCTGTTTGCAATGGTCCTACCAGGGTTTTGGATGGACATTGGACAGCCAAAGGATTATATCACTGGCCTGAGACTCTACCTGGATTCTCTGAGGAAAAACTCTCCTTCCAAATTGACCACAGGACCACATATTCTTGGAAATGTTCTAGTTGACGAGAGCGCAAAAATTGGGGAGGGATGTTTGATTGGCCCTGATGTTGCTATTGGGCCCGGCTGTGTGATTGAGTCAGGAGTTAGACTATCTCGTTGTACTGTGATGCGTGGTGTTCGTGTCAAGAAACATGCTTGCATTTCCAGCAGTATCATTGGTTGGCACTCGACTGTTGGACAATGGGCTCGTGTTGAAAACATGACCATTCTAGGAGAGGATGTTCATGTATGTGATGAAATATACAGTAATGGAGGTGTAGTTTTGCCTCACAAGGAAATCAAGTCTAGCATTTTGAAGCCAGAGATTGTGATGTGA
- the LOC141677461 gene encoding mannose-1-phosphate guanylyltransferase 1 isoform X2 — translation MLNFLKDFETKIGIKITCSQETEPLGTAGPLALARDKLVDETGDPFFVLNSDVISEYPLKQMIEFHKSHGGEASIMVTKVDEPSKYGVVVMEESTGQVERFVEKPKLFVGNKINAGIYLLNPSTLDRIELRPTSIEKEVFPQIAAENKLFAMVLPGFWMDIGQPKDYITGLRLYLDSLRKNSPSKLTTGPHILGNVLVDESAKIGEGCLIGPDVAIGPGCVIESGVRLSRCTVMRGVRVKKHACISSSIIGWHSTVGQWARVENMTILGEDVHVCDEIYSNGGVVLPHKEIKSSILKPEIVM, via the exons ATGCTGAACTTCTTGAAGGATTTTGAGACAAAGATTGGAATCAAGATCACATGCTCACAAGAGACTGAACCACTCGGCACTGCTGGTCCGCTGGCTCTGGCTAGAGATAAACTAGTTGATGAGACTGGTGATCCATTTTTTGTGCTAAACAGCGATGTGATCAGTGAGTACCCCCTCAAGCAGATGATTGAGTTCCACAAATCCCATGGGGGCGAGGCCTCTATAATGGTCACAAAG GTGGATGAGCCTTCAAAATATGGTGTAGTTGTGATGGAAGAATCAACAGGACAAGTTGAGCGTTTTGTTGAGAAACCCAAATTATTCGTGGGCAACAAGATCAATGCTGGAATCTACCTGCTGAACCCGTCTACACTCGATCGTATTGAATTAAGACCAACCTCAATTGAGAAAGAGGTATTCCCCCAAATCGCAGCCGAAAACAAGCTGTTTGCAATGGTCCTACCAGGGTTTTGGATGGACATTGGACAGCCAAAGGATTATATCACTGGCCTGAGACTCTACCTGGATTCTCTGAGGAAAAACTCTCCTTCCAAATTGACCACAGGACCACATATTCTTGGAAATGTTCTAGTTGACGAGAGCGCAAAAATTGGGGAGGGATGTTTGATTGGCCCTGATGTTGCTATTGGGCCCGGCTGTGTGATTGAGTCAGGAGTTAGACTATCTCGTTGTACTGTGATGCGTGGTGTTCGTGTCAAGAAACATGCTTGCATTTCCAGCAGTATCATTGGTTGGCACTCGACTGTTGGACAATGGGCTCGTGTTGAAAACATGACCATTCTAGGAGAGGATGTTCATGTATGTGATGAAATATACAGTAATGGAGGTGTAGTTTTGCCTCACAAGGAAATCAAGTCTAGCATTTTGAAGCCAGAGATTGTGATGTGA